The genomic region TAAAGAAGGAATTTTATGGTAAGAAGTCCGTAACCTTGGAGGATACCAGCTTAATTCCTTCAACTCTGACTTCTTCAAGGGTGGTttgaacaaaataaatcataagAGCGAGCAAAACCTGTTTTCAATGTTTATACTGGTCCTCAGACAAAAATAACTTAGTGATATGAACACACTGCTTTAAGACATTGATTGTGAACAAGATGCAGAAAAGGAAACATGCGGTCAGGAGGGAAATACCAACAGTAGCTGGAAGCCTCAAAACAGAAAGTCACATTCACTGGATTTTCTGGAGTGGAAAATAGTGTCGGCTGAAGGGATGAAGGACTGACCTCTGTTTCCACTTGGACTTTGACCTTCAGCTGGCTCTCTCTGTACTGGTTGGCTCTCGTGACCTGCTCCTCGATACCGCACAGCACCGCCTCGCACCCTGTGCACCTGGACAGGAGCGGAGAGACTTTTAGTTTGAAGACAGACAATTAAGACATAAATCTAAAGTGCGCACAGCCACACAGTGGGCATACTGACCACTCCTGCAGCGTGTTGACTATGTTTGGGAGCTCGTTGGGGCCGAGGTCACGGCCCACGCTGCAGTCGACCTCCAcctgctggttcctctggtCCAGTTTACCCTGGATGATGTCACAGTAAACGGCGTCGATCAGCAGGTCCTCCAGCTCCCGCACATTCTtcagctccagctgctgcagaaggAGCGAGTATGGCAAGCACTGAGGGGAAAAATACACGAGAAATCTTTCTTAACCAAGgtaaacagagagaaaattGAATTAAACTTTAATGGGTTGATGGAAgttgacaaaaaaaattgtctaaatGTCACTgccagaggaagcagagaggagaatTTGGAATTTAACAATCCTTCACAGAGCAATTAGAGAGTTCAAGAATCCACGCGGAGAATGTAGTGACATATCACAGAGAATAACAGGGGGCAGGAGTGAAAGGAGTAATGGCATTAGAAAGTGAGATTAAGtttaagagaaaaaaaggaCAGTGCTGGTGAGAATAATGAATCAATTATTTATCAcgaacagagaaagaaaagggcaTCTTGAGACGAAGGTGGAGCATGGACGGAAGGTGTCAAATGAGAGATGCCTTTAAAAAGGAACAGTTAATACTTTATCATGCAGTTGGGGGGAGGAGtaagatatttaaaatgtcagcaTCAGTAGTTGGGCTCGAAACTTTTTCTCAAGAATCCTGAGGCTCGTCGGTGGCCTTACTTCTAATTTAGCTGATAttgaaacaaatacaaaaaaatggatTATGCATCTGAATAAAATAGCAAAGCCACATTTAGACGCAGTGAATTTAAACTGTGAATACATCATTAATATCTCGCTGCATGATGCCTGGAGCAATGTGACGGTGGcagaaattagattttttatttctatttttgaaaCAAATGGTACCATTATACTTCCTCTGCACTTTTCTGTGGAAAAAAACTAACCTTGAGGTTGGAGGCCAAGctgatgatggacagatggcggagtttgtttctctgtgcgGGGGTCAGCTCTGGAAGGGAGGCTGCTCTCTCTACAGCAGAcaagacaatgaaataaaacaaagcagtGAGTGTCACTTCTCTGAGGGTCAAACCGCCTCACGTTGCCGAGGCCCTGCTTATTAATTTACACATGGACATGCAGGTGAGAGTGGAGCTGTTTAAGCAGTCAGAGAACACAGCAGTGAGGAAGGCTGTCTCCGGCGACTGCGTCTTCTTCTGCCTAGCTCCCCTGGTGAcaggacacccccccccccccccaaaagattGCAGCTTTGACAGCTACTCTAAAAAGGGCTGCACTACACAACTCTGTGAAAGTAAATGCGCTGTCTGTTGGCATGACTCAAAAGAGAAGGGAGCAATAAAGTAGGCTACAGTCTTTTTCCAGGCTATTGGTTGATATTCATTACAAAATTAGACATAATTAACATTCCACTGCTTGTTGAAGCTTCTCGATGCATTACACTGACGGCAAATCGAGTCAGGAAAGATTTGATTATTGTCCATTTGTGCCAGCAGTGCAGCTACACAGACACCAGCCAATCACGCAAACGCTTGACAGAAAGTTGCCCTAACATATATAAAGTAGTCGAGTAATTTTTCCTCCTCGTGAATAACCTGCCTGCAGTGTCTCAGGTGAGGGCGTTTAAAGCCTCTGTGTCAAGGTGCCTGCCTTGCAGCAAAGAAATACAGCTCATAATAAAAGAGTCACAGGCTGCCATATTACTTATTTACACTGTGCTGCCACTGCAATACCTTTGTAGTCGCAGTAGGTTCCATAGGCAAAGAGGTTCAGGAGCTGGTACATTGGAGCATGAGGACCATTCTCCATCTGGGGTTATAAGGAAAGATGACAGAAAGGAGAAAACGGTGTGGCAGAAAACAGAGGTATTGAGACGGTGCAAAAAACAATGCAACTGCATTTCATCTATGCACAGTGTGCAGCTCTGAGAGGTCATGCTGAGACTCAGTGTGAGTAGAAAAGAGAGACCACGGACATGGCTGCATAAATTCAGACACATTTGAATTAATCACTAAAGGATTATAATCACACACCTGGCATCAAAATATTTCCACAGTAGAGCTTCAAGAATTCTGACCCTGACACCCACACCtggataaaagcatctgcaGGACGATGGAACTGCTATAAACACACTGCAGGTGCAGCCTGGTGCGGTCTATGAGGTCCGATTGACCTTGATGGTCATTTGGACTTTGACCaacagtcagtgtgtttgtgtgggggggagagTGAGGCAAATAGCTCTTTCCAATGCCATTCTGCAGTTTCAGTAGAAACATTAACTATAGGATTGAACCTGCACACACAGCCCTCTCTCTCATAGTGGATGAGGGAATGCCTGAGAGGTGATGGCAGAATTAACAGGTTATAGAAGATTTTTGGTCTTTTGGGTTAAATCTGGGTGGCATCCTCATCCATCATAAAATAGAGACAAACTTACACATAAGTAGTTCATGGTCTTATGATTACATGTGTCACATGGCAATTTTGGTCCAATCATGAGTGTTCTCCTCCGTGGTAAAAGTAAGGATGGGTTTTATTTGTTCAAGATGAATAATGACCCTGCGTTGGAAAAACCAAGGTATGTTTCAACCTGTTTCACCTGTTCATCCGAGTGTTTACCAAGACTAACTACTTAAATGAGACTGGCTGCAATTCATCTGATTCCTCAACATGTCATGAGGGGGGTTGTCTGAAAAGTACCAAATGTTCTCTGCTGTTGAACCCGTTTGGAAAGAAGACACCTTCAGAAATTAATGCATTTATTCACCCTGAGAGAGCAGGGCTGTACATGAGGAAACACAATGTTATCAGCTCAACCAAAAGAATGTGTTGTGAAAATTAACGTGAGAGCTTTTAAACTCCTTCGAGGAGTGTATTGTTGTAATCAGTTGAAAATAACACACCTACTTAATTAGTATTAATGGCTGCTTTAATCCTATTTAACTGGACCTGCTATGAGCAATTCAAATTCAGGACAAATAAATTACATATTCAAGCAGAAAACCACAGAGGGAAACCGAGGAGATGGGTAAAGCTTTGTGTTAGAACAACAGACTTGTTTCTTATTGCTATGAGTTAATATTGTAATGCATTTTTATAATTTGGTGCAATATTACGTATCACTTAAATATTTTATTGGTCtgaaccatttaaacatttccCTCCCCCATTTCTTTTTCCCTGGCTGCTTCTCTTGTAGtcaataaattaaattgttGCAAATTGTTGTTTGTCAGGGTTTGAACTTCAGATGTCATATCTTCTGCGCACACGTTTACAGCATTGCCACCTCTCTTCCATTGTACATGTAGCAAACTGTGTTGTGGTGCTTGTAACTATAATGACTAATGCAGTTACACTACTGAGCTCTTAACAAAAGCCCAAACAATCTTTCTTTAAACAGTTGAATAATGATGCTGCGGAATCACACTCTCCTATAACAGCAGTGTGTCTTTCTTAAAAAAGGGTGTTGACCGAGTATTTTCATGCAAGTTTGACACATAACCGTCACGATATGTTGGTGACGTTTGAATTTGATGACAGCATCACGCCTAAGAAGTTTTTACACAGATGTGTTAATTGGAGTTGCGACTTTGATAACATCATTGAGGGCACAGATGTAGATGCATTTTCATGTGTGCAGATGATAAATATGTTCAGATGTGGTCAGGAAACACACTTGTGTTGTTGCTACTTGAAAAATGTGGTCACATAGactctgttcagacctggtgttaacaGCCTTCCTGATTGAGTCATCAGATAcatgggtaaaaacaacatcatttgaTCTTCGCAAACACTAATTATGTACATTATTATTTGCATGTTTAACAGGGAATTGAGATTCAATCACAAGTGGACATGGAGGACACATTCAGGACGTGTGAACAGACGTACTTAGAGCTGCACCTTTGTGATCGGATCTTTCAGggtggatgttaataccaggtctgaacagggccataATCAGTTAACCCTCTGATAGTAGTTTAGTTGATCAGATTCTCAATGTGTCTTGGACACTTCATCACTTGTAGGATTAACTGTCGGGCTCTTGTTAAAATGGACTTTTATGTCAGGTACAACAAGGTCTTAAAGGATAGGGGGTGTGATGAGGATGAAGTATCGGATGTCAGAGAGCGTGTGTTTACCTCTCTGACATTAGGCAGCTCCAGGATGTCGGAGAAGACGTACAGGCCTGGGGTCTCCAGCAGAGAACTGACAGCCTGGGCCAGTGCCGGGCCtgacagagacaggagctgctccacctccatcTGATGCAAGCGGACACAGACAAGACAGACACAGTTAGCAGCTAAGACTGAGGTAAGCTTGAGACACACATGAGCTGCGGAGTTCCACAGTCTTCGCTTTGCCTCTGTCTCTTTATGGTGATGGAAAAATGCCATCTGTGCACAACATCTTTAATAAATATACTCTGGTAACAATCACAAAACTCTATCAATAAACACTTAGTCTCTACGGCttcaaacacatcatgtcaAACCCTTTGAAACACATTCCAGCCACTTATGAACAAACAATACTCTCCCCTCATTTACCGTCAAACAGCCGAATAGTCTTCTCGACTAAAGCACTTAACCCTCAACTTACCTGGAGAGCCACTCAAATAGTGGAAGAATAGCTGGGTCGCAGCAATGCGGGCAACAAGGGTAATGAATGTGAAGCCGACCATGTATATTcatcaaaaaacatttcctgcatGAAAATCTGCTTTGGGCTTAGGGCAACACCAGAATAATTACCGAAGTAGTGAAAGGAATATGTAAGTGCCTCCAGTAGATATTTGTACTCAACCAAGTACAtccaggaaaacaaacacacaatcacaaatacacaaaatccTCCTATCAATGTTTTCATCACTATGTTCAAAATCTTGCTCACGCACAAGTTTTACAGgg from Pleuronectes platessa chromosome 10, fPlePla1.1, whole genome shotgun sequence harbors:
- the cops7a gene encoding COP9 signalosome complex subunit 7a isoform X1, with the translated sequence MEVEQLLSLSGPALAQAVSSLLETPGLYVFSDILELPNVREMENGPHAPMYQLLNLFAYGTYCDYKERAASLPELTPAQRNKLRHLSIISLASNLKCLPYSLLLQQLELKNVRELEDLLIDAVYCDIIQGKLDQRNQQVEVDCSVGRDLGPNELPNIVNTLQEWCTGCEAVLCGIEEQVTRANQYRESQLKVKVQVETEVSNLQKTLKASAASPSSGPAPAGAASNQDADQPAEPRDPASSQEPRQPGKKSSKVKGLRGSGKIWSKSN
- the cops7a gene encoding COP9 signalosome complex subunit 7a isoform X2, encoding MEVEQLLSLSGPALAQAVSSLLETPGLYVFSDILELPNVREMENGPHAPMYQLLNLFAYGTYCDYKERAASLPELTPAQRNKLRHLSIISLASNLKCLPYSLLLQQLELKNVRELEDLLIDAVYCDIIQGKLDQRNQQVEVDCSVGRDLGPNELPNIVNTLQEWCTGCEAVLCGIEEQVTRANQYRESQLKVKVQVETEVSNLQKTLKASAASPSSGPAPAGAASNQDADQPAEPRDPASSQEPRQPGKKSSKAARQWEDLVQV